The Acidobacteriota bacterium DNA segment ATCTCGCGCTTCGCGGCGCAGAAGGGTTTTGACCTGATCGCACAGATCATGGACCGTCTCGCGCGCGAAGAGATGATCATCTGCGCCCTCGGCTCCGGCGACAAGGAGTATGAGGAGATGTTCAAGCGGATGCACGCACAATTCCCCGCAAAGGTCCTGATCAAGGTGGCGTACGACAACACCATCGCGCACAAGATCGAGGCCGGGGCCGACATGTTTCTGATGCCGTCGAAATACGAACCGTGCGGCCTCAACCAGATGTACTCGCTCAAGTTCGGCACCGTGCCGGTGGTACGCGCAACCGGCGGGCTCGACGACACCATCGAGAATTGGGACGCGAAGACGCAGAAGGGGACCGGCTTCAAGTTCTCGGAGTATTCCGGCGAGGCGCTGCTGAAGACCATCCAGACGGCGCTGACGGCGTTCAAAGACCAGGCCACTTGGCCGCAGCTCATGCGTAACGGCATGGCGAAGGACTTTTCTTGGGACGCATCGGCGAAGGAGTATGTCCGGGTATTCGAGCGGGTGAAGCAGGCGAGGTCGGCGGCGGCGTAGCCGCCAACGCAGGCGCTCGGGTTATCAGGCCGGCGACCCGCCGGCCTTTCTCTTGGCCGCGAAGTAGTAGAACGCCGGCACACCCGCCGCCAGGAAGGCCACCGACACCCAGGTGAGCACCGGCTCTTCCCGCAAGTTCTCCGCAAAGGTGTAGACCAGCAGCACCGCCGCGGCGGCGATGAACAGCGCTGGTACGACGGGATATCCCCAGGTCTTGTAGGGACGCGGCGCGTCCGGCTCTTTCTTGCGGAAGACGAAGACGGTGCTGGTGGAGATCATGTAGAAGAGCCACTCCGCGAAGATGGCCAGTCCGAGGAAAGCGACGAAGCGCGCCGGGGTGAGCAGCAGCGCAACGGACAACATGAGCTGCACCACGATGGCCGCGCCCGGCGTGTGGAAGCGCGGATGAACATGCGCGAGCGTCTTGAAGAAGTAGCCATCGCGCGCGGCGGCGAAGGGGATGCGCGCGCCGCTCATGATGGTGCCGTTGAGCGTAACGAGCATGGAGAGCGCGATGCCGGCGGTGATCACGGCTGCGCCGCCGGCGCCCACCGCGACCAGCATCATGGAGGCCGCCGGAGATTTCGACTTCGCGATATCGATTGCGGGCAGCACGTACTGGATGGCCGCGTTCATCAGCACGTAGAGCACGCCCACGATGGCGACGCCGGAGATGAGGGCGATGGGGATGCTCTTGCCGGGGTCTTTTACTTCTTCGCCGACCATGTTGAGGTCGTTCCATCCGTCGTAGGCCCAGAGCGCTGCGACCAGCGCGACCATGAATCCGGCAAAGCCGCCGCGCGCAGGCGAGGTGGTCGAGAAGTTCGCCCACGTCCCGGCGGAGTAGGTGAACCCGACGACGGCGATGCCCACCAGCATCGCGACCTTCAGGATGGTGAATACGAGTTGGAAGGTGCCCGCACGCTTCACTCCGATGTAGTTCAGTCCGGAGATAAGGACCGCGGCGAGGATAGCAACGAGCTGCGACCACATCACGGGGAACGGAGAGGTGAAAATGGGATCGGCGAGGAAGCGGAACCAGGGCAGCGCGCTGAGCGCGTCCGCCAGCCCGGTGGTGACGGTGGCGATGGAGGCCGGCTTGGCGACCACGAACCAGCTCCAGCAATACAGGAAGCCGGGGAGGGGGCCATAGGCGTCGCGGATGTAGACATACTCGCCGCCCGATTGCGGCCGCATGGCGCCGAGTTCGGCGAAGGTGAGCGCGCCGAAGAACGAGAGTATGCCGCCGACCAGCCACGCGAGGTAGACGTATTTCGCCGAGCCGACGGCGAGCATCATCGTCCCCGGCACGCGGAAGATGCCGCTGCCGATGATGGTGCCGACCACGATGGCGGTGGCGTGGCTCACGCCGAGCGCGCGCAATAG contains these protein-coding regions:
- a CDS encoding amino acid permease, translating into MAKTPVSAPPRGELLRALGVSHATAIVVGTIIGSGIFRVPGTMMLAVGSAKYVYLAWLVGGILSFFGALTFAELGAMRPQSGGEYVYIRDAYGPLPGFLYCWSWFVVAKPASIATVTTGLADALSALPWFRFLADPIFTSPFPVMWSQLVAILAAVLISGLNYIGVKRAGTFQLVFTILKVAMLVGIAVVGFTYSAGTWANFSTTSPARGGFAGFMVALVAALWAYDGWNDLNMVGEEVKDPGKSIPIALISGVAIVGVLYVLMNAAIQYVLPAIDIAKSKSPAASMMLVAVGAGGAAVITAGIALSMLVTLNGTIMSGARIPFAAARDGYFFKTLAHVHPRFHTPGAAIVVQLMLSVALLLTPARFVAFLGLAIFAEWLFYMISTSTVFVFRKKEPDAPRPYKTWGYPVVPALFIAAAAVLLVYTFAENLREEPVLTWVSVAFLAAGVPAFYYFAAKRKAGGSPA